A region of the Candidatus Palauibacter scopulicola genome:
GGCTTCTCGCCGACGCGAAGGTCGCGTGCATGCCCGGCGAGCCGTTCGGCTCTCCGGGACACCTGCGCTTCAACTTCGCCGTTGAGCGGGAGGTCCTGGAGGAGGGACTGGAACGGATCGCCGGCTTCTTCGGCTGACCCGTCCGCCTTGCCTCACACTCTGCTAGTCCCCGAGGCTCGATGCCACCTCGTCGCGCAGCAGACGCGAGGGCTTGAAGACGGGCACCTTCCTCGGCGGTACGCGGACCGGATCGCCCGTGCGCGGATTGCGCGCCATGCGGGTCCGGCGCTCCCGAACCTTGAAGGTGCCGAAGCCGCGAATCTCGATGTGGTTGCCCTGTACGACGGCTCCCTTGACGGCGTTCAGAAACGCGTTGACCACCGCGGCGCAGTCCCGCTTCGTCACGCCGGGGCCGATGGCCTCGTGAACCTGTTCGATGAGATCCGCCTTCGTCATCTCCCTCTCCTCCGAGCGTTGTTCAACCCTTTAGAATGGCGTCTCGCTCCGGGATGGGAGCGACTTATCTCAGTTCAAAGAGGAGCCTCGGCGCACTGGGGCGCAGGGGCGCCAGCGACCCGATCCACGCCCGGGCATCGCCCAGGCTCAGACCGCCGATCAGGTCGAACAGGCCGACGGTCGGCTCGCGCGGCCGCACGACGGTCGGATCCGTCCCCAGACCCGCCATTCGGCCGGCGAGTTCGATGGTCT
Encoded here:
- a CDS encoding HU family DNA-binding protein, whose protein sequence is MTKADLIEQVHEAIGPGVTKRDCAAVVNAFLNAVKGAVVQGNHIEIRGFGTFKVRERRTRMARNPRTGDPVRVPPRKVPVFKPSRLLRDEVASSLGD